GGTGACTATAAAGAGGAGCCTAAGGATGAAGGCGCCGTAAAAGAAAGTTAAATTTAAGTTAATATCATCAAGTCAGGCATGGTTTGATGATATTCTTGTATTTAGAAGAAATATTTTTTAGAAAAGGAATATCTTAAGATGCCTAAAAATATAACAGTAATTGGCGGTGGACTTGCCGGCAGTGAGGCAACGTGGCAATTAGCTAGGCGTGGAATTCAAGTTGACTTATACGAGATGCGTCCCACAAAGTTAACACCAGCGCATAAGACTGGTAATTTTGCCGAGTTAGTCTGCACCAACTCAATGCGATCTAACCAGTTGTCAAACGCCGTAGGCCTATTAAAAGAAGAAATGCGGCAACTAGATTCACTTATTTTAGAGGCAGCTGATAGAACCCAAGTTCCAGCCGGTGGTGCCTTAGCCGTTGATCGAGATAAATTTAGTGAGTATGTTACCCAGAAGTTGCATTCACTGCCTAATGTGACCTTTCATGATGAAGAAATCACGTCAATTCCGCAAGATGGAATTACGGTAATTGCGACTGGCCCTTTGACTAGTGATGCTCTGGCTGACAAAATTCAACAATTTTCTGGAACCGATAGTCTGCACTTCTTTGATGCAGCAGCACCAATTGTGGCGGCCGATTCAATTGATCAGGAGATTGTTTATAAAAAGTCCCGCTATGACCGCGGTGAAGCAGCTTATTTAAACTGTCCAATGACTAAAGAAGAATATGATCGCTTTGCTCAAGAGCTGGTCAATGCCGAAACAGCTGAAATGCACGGCTTTGAAAATAGTGAAGTTTTTGAAGGTTGTATGCCAATTGAGGTAATGGCCGCACGGGGAAGTAAAACAATGCTGTTTGGTCCCTTAAAGCCAGTTGGCTTGGAAGATCCTCACACGGGTAAAACGCCGTATGCCGTTGTTCAATTGCGCCAAGATAATGCGGCGGCTTCGATGTACAACATTGTCGGCTTCCAAACGCATCTGAAATACGGTGAGCAAAAGCGGGTTTTTTCAATGATTCCGGGCTTAGCCAATGCGCGCTTTGTCCGTTATGGTAAAATGCACCGTAATACCTACATGGCTTCACCAGAAGTCTTGACGGCTAGCTATGAAGCTAAAAAGCAACCCGGTTTGTTCTTTGCCGGACAAATGACAGGCGTTGAAGGTTACGTTGAAAGTGCCGGAAGTGGTTTAGTTGCCGGAATTAATGCAGCTAGAAGAGCGCTGGCAGAAGAACCGGTTGCTTTCCCGAAAGTAACAGCTCTTGGTTCGATGGCTAATTATGTAACTACCACTAGTGCTAAACACTTCCAACCGATGAATGCCAGTTTTGCCTTGATTCCGGGGCTTGAAGGCAAAAAGGTGCGGAATAAGCGTGAGCGTCACGAAAAAATTAGTGAACGCGGCTTAGCCAGTTTGGCTAAATTTAAAGAGGAAGTCTTGGGTTAAATGACAACGCAGGATCAAGAGTTGCAAAGCTTTATTTCTTATTTGCAAAATGAGCGGCATTATAGTTCAAAGACGATTCAGTCTTACCAAACTGATTTGCTTGAGGCGAAGGCATTTTGGCAGGCTAATGGCGGGTTTGTAACTTGGCAAAAAATTAGTGAACGCGATGTTGAGATTTTTTTACAAAATCTTGCAGAGCGTAAATTAGCCAGAACAACGCAAGCTCGTAAAATGTCCAGTTTACGGTCATTTTATCGCTTTTTAACACGGCGGAAGGTAGTTAAGACTAACCCAACGCAAACAATTGTGCTCCGTAAAAAGACGCGCAAATTGCCCCAATTTTTCTATGCACCGGAAATGAAGCAGGTCTTTGCGACATTGACGGCTAGTGATCCACTAACGGTGCGTAACCTCGCGATGTTTGAGTTGTTTTATACAACTGGGATGCGGGTCAGTGAAGTTAGTGGATTAAAATTACCACAGCTAGATTTGGATTTAAAAGTGATTTTGGTTCACGGTAAAGGTAATAAGGACCGTTATGTCGCTTTTGATGAGCAAACTGCAAAAGCATTAAAGCGGTATTTAACCGACTCCCGGTCGCAACTTCTTGGTCAACAGACCGATCCGCAAATAGTCTTTTTAAATAATCAAGGTAAGCCAATCACATCACGTGGAATTGAATATGTGATGCAAAAAGTATTTAATAAGGCTGGGGTCAGCGGTAAGGTGCATCCCCATGAACTGCGTCACTCCTTTGCAACGGCAATGCTTAACAATGGCGCCGATCTGCGCAGCGTGCAGGAGTTACTGGGACATGCGAACTTGTCAACAACGCAAATTTATACCCACGTTACAATGAGCCACTTACAGGCTAATTACGAGCAATTTTTCACTCGTAATAATCAGAAAGATGAGGCAAAATAATGACAACAATTTGTTCAGTAAAATTTAATGGTAAAACAGCAATCGCTGGTGACGGTCAAGTTACCTTAGGCGAAAAGGTAATTGCCAAGGCAACAGCTAAAAAGATCCGGCGGATCTATCATGACCGCGTTGTGATCGGCTTTGCCGGCGGAGTTGCGGATGCGGTTAGCTTGCAGGACATGTTGGAGGGCAAACTAGAAGCCTTTGGCGGCGACTTACGTCGTGCTGCCGTTGAGATGGCCCAATCATGGCGTAAAGATCCTACTCTGCAAAAGCTAGAAGCAATGCTGATTGCATTTGATGAAAAGGATTTGTTGCTGATTTCTGGAAATGGTGAAGTGCTGGAACCAGACGAAAATGTTGTCGCAATTGGTTCTGGTGGTAACTTTGCTCAGGCTGCTGCAATCGCTTTGACAAGACACTCAACAGGGATGTCTGCTGAAGAAATTGCTCATGAAGCAGTGGAAATTGCTTCAGGAATTGATATTTTTACTGATAATCAAATTATTACGGACGAACTCTAATTAGGAGAAAAATTCATGGAAACAAAAACGCCAAAACAAATTGTTAATTTGCTAAATGAGTACATTATTGGGCAAGATGAGGCAAAAAAGGCAGTGGCGATTGCCCTATATAACCGCTATCGCCGCATGCAATTGCCAAAGAAAATGCAGGAGGACATCACACCTAAGAATTTGCTGATGGCTGGTCCTACCGGTGTTGGTAAGACGGAAATTGCTC
The sequence above is a segment of the Lactobacillus sp. ESL0677 genome. Coding sequences within it:
- the hslV gene encoding HslU--HslV peptidase proteolytic subunit — protein: MTTICSVKFNGKTAIAGDGQVTLGEKVIAKATAKKIRRIYHDRVVIGFAGGVADAVSLQDMLEGKLEAFGGDLRRAAVEMAQSWRKDPTLQKLEAMLIAFDEKDLLLISGNGEVLEPDENVVAIGSGGNFAQAAAIALTRHSTGMSAEEIAHEAVEIASGIDIFTDNQIITDEL
- the trmFO gene encoding methylenetetrahydrofolate--tRNA-(uracil(54)-C(5))-methyltransferase (FADH(2)-oxidizing) TrmFO, yielding MPKNITVIGGGLAGSEATWQLARRGIQVDLYEMRPTKLTPAHKTGNFAELVCTNSMRSNQLSNAVGLLKEEMRQLDSLILEAADRTQVPAGGALAVDRDKFSEYVTQKLHSLPNVTFHDEEITSIPQDGITVIATGPLTSDALADKIQQFSGTDSLHFFDAAAPIVAADSIDQEIVYKKSRYDRGEAAYLNCPMTKEEYDRFAQELVNAETAEMHGFENSEVFEGCMPIEVMAARGSKTMLFGPLKPVGLEDPHTGKTPYAVVQLRQDNAAASMYNIVGFQTHLKYGEQKRVFSMIPGLANARFVRYGKMHRNTYMASPEVLTASYEAKKQPGLFFAGQMTGVEGYVESAGSGLVAGINAARRALAEEPVAFPKVTALGSMANYVTTTSAKHFQPMNASFALIPGLEGKKVRNKRERHEKISERGLASLAKFKEEVLG
- the xerC gene encoding tyrosine recombinase XerC is translated as MTTQDQELQSFISYLQNERHYSSKTIQSYQTDLLEAKAFWQANGGFVTWQKISERDVEIFLQNLAERKLARTTQARKMSSLRSFYRFLTRRKVVKTNPTQTIVLRKKTRKLPQFFYAPEMKQVFATLTASDPLTVRNLAMFELFYTTGMRVSEVSGLKLPQLDLDLKVILVHGKGNKDRYVAFDEQTAKALKRYLTDSRSQLLGQQTDPQIVFLNNQGKPITSRGIEYVMQKVFNKAGVSGKVHPHELRHSFATAMLNNGADLRSVQELLGHANLSTTQIYTHVTMSHLQANYEQFFTRNNQKDEAK